The DNA segment TGATATGTGCTTTCATtgatcttaattaattaaataatgacCAATTCAtgtaaatgatttttaattttaagagtaTAAAAGGTTTTTGTAACAGGAAAATAATGATATTTTTGTGACCCAGTATATCTGTACCTTGTGGCACCTGTATTTTACCGTACAAACTACGATGAAATTAAAAGTATTGTTGACTTGATCCAGTTGCCTGCAGTTGGGTTTAAATTTGCTGTATTTATAACCACACGTTACACCTCAGCGAAATAGGTTTCCGTGATTTATAGatctctttcttttcttttagcAAATTATCCTCGTCTGATATCTTCCTACTCTCATTCTCTCCTATCAGTGGTTATGCAATGCAGACAAATCTTCTCACGAGCCACGTTTGAGATTAAAGTATGTAATTTCTTCTCAGTCAAAATGTTTTCCATCGATACTGATAAATGGCAAGTGTTGCTTTGTGATAGGCTGTTCGCTCATGCCTTACGCAGCGAACATATAGATCTGAATTTTTATTAATCATTGTAGGGCATTTTTCGGGTCGTTATACCGATGTTTAGCGCGTGGAGCAAGGGCCGTGTTGCAAGTGTATCCTGAAAATCTGGCTCAACGTGAGCTGATTCTAGGTTTTGCTATGAGAGCTGGCTTTTCTGGGGGTGTAGTTGTTGACTTCCCGCACAGGTATATAAAAGATTATGGCAAGTCATCCTGTTTTCAATAATTTCGACAATGTCACAATGTCCTGTCAGCTTCCTGGCATTTCTTCTCTCTAGTTTGTTTCACATTTGAAGTGGATTCAAGCCACAATATGTTGAAAAGAAGAGAATGCTTCAGTAAAAAGGTTGTCACTCTGATAGGTTTTCTTTTTGTGCAGTACCAAGAGTAGAAAAGAATACCTTGTGCTCACTTGTGGACCACCATCTCTGAAAAGTGCCATTCCAAATGGGAAAAACGAAGATGAGGAAAATTGTGGCGATGAAGAGAGCAGTGGAGATGAAGAGAATGAATCTGTGCGTACCCATTTACTTGATCAACAGATATATGTATGCATAGGAGACTTGGTACTTGCTTTATTCTTGGTGCGAAATAATGCTTTCTGGTTTGCAGGTTTGTGTGTCCGACAGGCACAGACctagaaaaaaacaaaagtTAAACAAGAATGTTAAAGGAAGAGCATGGGTTATGAGGAAGAAGGAACAGTTGAGAAGAAAGGGCAACACCGTCCCTCCAGACACAAAGTACACTGCCCGGAAACGAAAAGCTCGATTTTAATCACCAAAACCCGTCCTCATCCTCCCGACTGGTCGGGTTATTGAAATCTGGCAAGCATTTTGTGGTGTTTGCAATATCAAAATTTGACCCCACTTGGCGTTTTTTCGTCTCCCTAGAGCCGAAATAGTCATTGAAATTTGAAAGTCCGTAGTTGACATCATTCTCAAACACTATATTATATAGTTTCATTTTCTGTTTGTGGTTCCATAACGTATTGATACTTTTTCAAATGAAAGTTGAGAGGTTTATGTTTTACCATATTCGGTTGGTTTTTAAGAGAGTAGTGAAATGATGCTGGGGGTTCTCTCCTCTTTATCGTTTACAAGGTACCAAAAGCAAATGAGCCCCACACTCCGGACTCCGGAgaatattaattaaacaatatagatatgcattttttaaaaaagtttattAATAAATCGTTTGCTCAGTTTAGCTTATTCTTTCTTAACAATGATAATGTGATATACTATATTTAAATCGGCAGGTTTTTTGTGAGACAATCTCACGTATCTATGTCTGTGAAATGACACATATCTaggaaaatcaatattttttcgTGAGTTGAATCGTATAAGAGATTCTTATTATAAAATTAGTTTACATCTCATAAAATTGTGTGTAttgaaaaaactaatttttaaagAAATAATAGTAGCAAGATCGAGGAAAAGAAAAACTtcgaaataatcaatcaaccctattaaattcatcaatttGATTTGGTAAAATTCAGAAATTCAATtcgtatatttttttttaaaaaaataaaaataaaataaaatcgaattggtttaattcgatttgaatttaaattaaggcAATATTTGATATTTCCTATCATTTTGGTCTAAATATGGAAACAACCCCGGCTCCTCGATCAATTACAACCGAACCAGGGGTCCCTAAACCCATCTTTattacaaaacaaaataaaacaataataaataaTCGTTTGATACTGAAGGAAGAATTGCGATTTCTGCTGGGTGGAATTCCCTTTCCCTTTTCGGAACGCAAAAGCTCAAGTAACGGTTGTGTCATCTTCACTCTCTCGATTTCCCAACCCCTTAAATCATGCCTAAAGTCGTTTTACTGCATTCAAGATCATGATCCTTGATTCTTCCTGTTCTGCCCAACGAATTTGTCCGAGAGATTTCATTCAAATGAAGCTGTTCTAGGAATTTATGGCAAATTTTCATGCATTGGTGACCACTGTGAATGACCTCTGCTGTTGTAGTCAGAACAGCGCCAGGTTTCAGTGGAATGGCAGCTTTGTGTATTTGAATAGGAGAAAAGGCTGCTGTACGAAAAATAAATGTGGGAATTCTAGTTATTGTAATGGTGGCAGAGTTAGGGTTCCTGCGGTTGGTCGCCCATGGAGATTACGTGCTGCCACGGATCTTCGATTTGCTGAGGACAGCAAAAAAAGCATTGTGCAGAATCAGGTCCCGTTTGTCGAAGTCCCCGTCACTTGCTACCAGGTTCTCACCTTTTTTTTCCCCTTAATTCGTTTATCTTATGCTTTTTGATGAGAGTATGTTTTTTCACCTTGATGAGATTGTTTAGGGATTGTTTTGATAGTTTATgcctttttttttctctctcatTCATAATAATCTTGTGCCTTTGGATAATCTTCAATGTGGCTTGGCTTGTTCAGTGGTTGGTGGTAATAATTCGTTTTGATACGTATGCTGTTATGTGGAACATTTTATGATGCAGTGTGTCAATGTTGAGTCTACAAATGCAATCACAATCGTTTGTGTGATGTGATGTGATGTGATGTGATGTGATGCGCCGCAAAATAGCTCACTGTTTTAATAATTGGAAATACTTTGCTCCGATGCCTCAGCAAAGCTTCTTTCGCCGGGATTTTCTTTTTTATGCTTTGGACAAAGGTTTATAGTGCAGTGCACTCCACGACTTATTCATCAAGGCTTGTTTTTCAGTAGGCATCTGCCTAAATTACATTGTATCTTCCGATTTCAGTTTCATATGTTAACTTTTGATGTTATATGCATGCAGATTCTTGGCATTCATGATCAAGCGGAGAAAGATGAAATTGCTAAAGCAGTAATACATCTGACAAATACTGAGATTGAGGAGGGTTACacggaagctgttgttgtatctCGCCCTGTATGGATTGAACTATATGGTTTTTTCAGTGCTGAGTTTAATTAGCTACACATGAATAGGATATTCTTTTGAAGGGTTTGTTTTTACGTTTTCATAGCAGCTAACCTTCATAGTTATCTTATGAGTGTATTTGCTGCTGATTTCCCTCAGAAGGTTCTGAAGGATGTGAGAGATAAACTTCTATTTGAACCAGAATATGCTGGAATTATCAAAGAAAAGCAGCCTCCCAAATCTTCTCTTAAAATTCCATGGGATTGGTTACCTGTGGTACTTTGCCTTCTTCAGGAGGTATATTCCAGTCAGTGATTTGTATGAAATTTCTATTGAAAAACTTTAGGCAGATCGCAACTTTGCAAATCTTCTATTGCAATCCAACTTATTCGTGGTTTCTGAGGTTATGCTATTCAACATTTCGGGCTTGGAAAATGTTTTCTGCCTATGTTGATCGTGATATTATTCAATTGAATCAATTTAGGCAGGAGAAGAAAAACTTGTGCTTGAAATTGGACGAAGAGCCGTGCAGCATCCATGCGCAAAGCCATTTGCTCATGATATACTTCTTGCAATGGCCCTAGCAGAGGTAAGAAAAAAGTGGAGGTCAGAACCTTGAACAAGTTTTTTCCTGGCAGTTTTGTGTTATTATCTTCACTTATTTCATGTGCTTTTTTGAAGTGTGCGATCGCTAATGTTGGTTTTGAGAAGAAAAATATTTCTCATGGATTTGAAGCCCTTGTCCGCGCTCGGTACCATCTTGGAAGAATGAATTCACTGGGCAAGTTGAAGCTGTTATCTCAGGTGACCTTCATTCGGTATTTTTTTCCCTTTAAATATGCTGCCTCTTTTGTTTGATGGATTGTTATGCCATCCAttcaaattaataaataaaatatgcaaatTGCCAGAACAATGATTCTGGAAGTGGAAAGAGAAAGTAAGAACGCCTTACGATGATGATGTGACCTTAATGCTGGAACTCATATCTCATTCCATGAGTAATTTTGTATCTCAATGAGGAATTTTATTCGCAAGGTTATAGATGGAACTGCAATTGAGTGGTATTTGTGACCTAACATTACATAAAAACACCACCTGTTGTCTCTTCGAAGGAGAAACGGTAATGGGTGCATTCACTTGTTGCTATGAAGATGTTTACTAAAATCATATATCTGGAATTTTCTAGCTTTTATTGGTCTCTTTCGATTGGGGATATTTTTGAGTTGCCCTTGATGATTTAGTTTAGACCGCTACTGTAGCTCGCCGCTCAAAATTTTGCATTGAAATGTTTCTTTTAGATTGAAGAATATTTAGAAAAGCTTGCTCCTGAGTGTACGTTGGAGCTATTGAGGATGCCTTATACGCCTGATAATGCCGAACGAAGACGTGGAGCTATCTCAGCTTTGCAAGAATTGCTCAGACAGGGCCTTGATGTTGAAACTTCTTGCCAAGTTCAAGACTGGCCATGCTTCTTGAATCGAGCACTAAAAGAACTCACGGCCTCTGAAATTGTCGATCTTATTCCTTGGGATAATTTAGCTGTTACAAGGAAGAATAGGAAGTCGATCGAGTCGCAGAATCAAAGAACTGTTATTGACTGTGATAGCTTCTATGTGGTTATGTTAGCTCATATTGCTCTTGGGTTTTCAAGCAAACAAACTGACTTGGTAAACTCTTAGTTTCCTAAATTAGCTTCTGATATATTCGTCCTAATCATAAAAATGTCAGTGCCTgcatattttaattttccgtGTTAAAAAAACAGACTTGGATGTGATGTGATGGCTCACAATCTGTCCTATAAACTTCAGATTGATAAGGCAAGTGTTTGAGTTTTACTTATGAATCAGAGTCttataaatttcattttcagagaaaaaaaagaaaaaagaatcaTATAGATTTCTAATCAGTAGCTTGGCTTCTCTTTTAGGCCCTGAGAGTATCTGTCCTGGAGTTATCAAGCTCCAAAcattttcaagaaatatggtGGACTTGTGGGACATGCTCTCATTTGTATTTTAAAAGCTTTCCTAACTATGGTCATGTTGACCAAAAaggttgttttaaattttataataatataaaatttcaccGTGACCAAAAAAGGTTGTTTTTATGAGATCATAGGTTCCTAGGAGAACAATGGAGGAAGAGTAGGAAAGCAAAAGGAGTGGCCATGAAATGTTTGTTGACCTCTATCATTTTAGGCCTTACTAATGGGCTTTCTGCTACACTTGTATTCTATTTTCCCCGTTTTCTAATTACTTGGCAACTATTGCAGTGTGGTGTATTATGTCTGATTTTGTGATATATGGGATACACATACCAGTGGAACTAGAAAGTGTTCTAAATAGTTCTCAGTTTTAAGAGATCGCTGACGATATATTTTCTTGTGTAGATAAACAAGGCAAAGTTAATATGTGAATGTCTATCATCAGAAGGCTTTGATTTAAAGTTTGAAGAAGCATTTTGTTCTTTACTTCTTGGGCAGGTACAACTTTTTTATTTTGCTTTTGTGGCATTAGCTATTATTTTCTTCTTGctttttttttaacaagagaGAGTAATTTCGAGTCTCATAATCCAGAGTGATGAAGCCACAGCGGCTGAAAGACTAAGGCAACTGGAGGTGAACTCTAATCCCAGTTCACAAAAGTCACtgcaaaagaaaaaaatcaaagaaaattcAAGTGCAGACAAACCACTGGTACATGTGCAATTATTGCTATATTCCATTCAGCTTGTGAAATTATAATGCCCAATAGTGCGGCATATGAAATTAGTATTTGTTTAATATTTGAATTTTAGGAATGCTAATAGAGTATTGGTCAATATTAGATATGACTTTGAACTGGTCATAGTTGTTGGAAAGTCTTCACACAATAGTTATACACCCCCTTCCCATTTTTGTTTTCCAGGACAACAAGATTCTTTTGTTACCTCTCATTTTTGTTGCGTCCAATTCATGTCAATGATTAATTTACAGCAAAAATTGTTGCCATCCTTTTCCTTAAAAAAAGTATTTGTACAAGTctgcatttttttcttttttgcattaaaatacatgGAGACAGAAGCTTGGGCTATGGACTAATAAATGAGTTAACTTCTAAATCACCTGGTGTTGGTTATACTGGACAATCATAAATGTAGGAATTAAAGAACAGAAATTTAATATATTGTTAGCTTTCTAAATGTAATGTTGATGAAGAAAAAGATAGGTAGAAGGGGAAATATACAGCAAGCAAAGGAGAGATACGTACAAAGGAGGGTGGCTTATATTGTAATTTAAAGCTCTTTTTTAAAGTTATAACATTTGGTCAAATATGATATTTATCATTTTGTTTGTTGAATTCCTAGGAAACATGGTTGAAAGAAGCTGCACTTAGCTTGTTTCCGGATACCCGAGAGTGTTCTCCATCTTTGGTAAAGTTCTTTTTATCACGTGCGCTAAATTATTTAGTTCTCACTGAGGTGAAGATACTGTAATTAAATCATGACCGCAAACTGACTTCTTTTTTATCATTATGGTCTAAACAGGCTGACTTCTTTACTTGGGAAAAAAGAACTTCTGGAAGAAGGCATAATAAAAGAACAGCTCCAGCTGTATCAAACATCAGGCATAGACCACTGGCCATTGCACTTCCAGTAGATCGAAGGGATGAAGAATCTGTTTCATCTACAGTATCTTCACTACAACTTGGACCAGCTGTGAAGCAACTTGCTCCTCCTGATCTCCAAATCCCGTTGACAGAAAGCAAGGCCATTGATGGAGGCAGTGGTAATCTACCATCTACACAGCTGAAGAGAAGTTTAGGTTCAAAGCAGGGTGATGTTTGGAAATTTTGGTTCGGCGTAAATCATGTCCTTGGAAAGATGGTATACGCTGCAGCACTGGGCTTCATCTTGGTTGCGCTTCTTAAACTGAAAAACACACTGTTCTGGAGGGCTGGAAATGGCACTAGATGGAGAATGGACAAACAGAGTGCTGACACCTGCTCCCTTACTTGGAGTGCAGATTCTTCTTCTACAGTAACAAAGAAAAATGGTATTGCTAGAAAATTTCACAAGTTCCTTTCTACACTTAAAGTGCATTCTGGGGATCACTCAGAAGCTGTTGATTTGAAAACGGCTTCCCTCTCCTCTGGCCTCTCATCTTCGATCACATCAACTTATAGGCAGCAGATGCCTGTCAAAGATGCTGAGATCCTTGTCAAGCGATGGCAAGCAATTAAAGCAGAAGCGCTGGGGCCTAACCATGATGTTCATGGCCTCCTGGAAGTCCTCGATGGTTCTATGCTAGTTCAGGTGACTATACCTTATTAATTGTGGTTTAGTTATGCTCTACAAATCTTTGAGCTCATCCACTCTGTAGAACTTGGATTGTAAAATCAGTCTGACTATTGctttaaatctctaattaacCATTAGAATAAGGAGAACAAAATGTTGATTGAGATTGGTATACTGCCTCTATTTTCTCAGAAATTTCTGCATAGCATTCAAAATACTTGAACCTTTCTGATTCTATCAAAACCTTATTGTACAATATCCTCTGGCTAACTGCTTCTTTTTTATTTCTGGTTATCAATATTTCTAGTGGCAAACTTTGGCGGATGCTGCGAAAGCAAGGTCCtgtttttggagatttgtttTATTGCAACTGAAAGTTACACGTGCTGACATTTTGAAAGATGGGATTGGGAGGGAAATGGCCGAAATAGAGGTTTTCTTGGAAGAGGCAGCTGAACTTGTGGACGAATCTCAGCCTAAGAATCCAACATACTACAGGTAATTTAACGTTTTCTATCAAAACAAGTGCTTGGAGCGGGGCAATGGTATGTTTGTTTGGCTCTTCGATTTTTGATGCATAAGAAAAGGTCCTTGAATGTGGTACTCGTTACCATATTAAAGGCCATTCTATGAAAGCACAAGCCTATTATGTGATATTTGGTTGAAATCGTAGAGGCAGGCATCACTTGCTATATCTGATGAATTAACATACAATTTGTTCTGCCTTAATTAACAGTCATGAAGCTCTCTTTATCTTTCTCTTTTTGAACTGTCCGGGCAAAAAACATGAGAAGAATAGCAAGTGCGAGTGATTGAAAATCAAGAAGAACGAAGGACAAAATTTCTGAACTCCTTTGCATTTGACTAAGCATTTTGAACTAGTAACAATCACTGTTATGCGGTTTTCATGCATGAGCATTCATACACTTTTTGTCTCCAAAGTCTTGTTACAAACTTCGATTAACGACCGGCACGCTGAAAAGCTTGTTTTACAATCCTCTCTGGATTCTTCTCTGTGAATAAAAGTTTCCTACATTCCAACCAATGTATTGCAGCCCCTATAGAATTGTTTATCTTCTGGAAAGGAAAGACGATGGATCGTGGAGGTTCTGTGAAGGAGATATTCTTACCACGTCGCAACCTTTGGTCAATGACTAATTGCAGCAGGATGTTAGATAACTGAGGATTCTCCGCTCTCTTTTTAACTGTACAGAAGAATCTGTAGCTTTTTCTTGCCAAGAAGTAGACAGTTATTTCTGATTCCTTGATACTCTtaccattttattttttattattacaaGTTCGGAGTTGTGCCTTCAGGATTATTATAGGAATTCCATTTATTGTTTCTGACCTGTCGACCCGGGATTGGTGCTCTTTTTCCATCTATTTATTCAAGTTTTTTTACTTCCGGCAAaaccaccccccccccccccccacccccacacacacacacacacacacacacacacacacacacacacacacccccCACCAAATAAATAATTTGCCCATCAAATTAATGTAAATTTAAAGTTCTTTTTTAATTACTAGGAAAGAGCTTAAATGTTAGATTGGTTGAATATTAAATTCGAAGTTCAAAATCACTAAATTatcgaataaataattaattgttcttttttatTTATCGAGAAAATATGAAATTATAGATATGTACTTTTatagaatattaaaattaaattataataatgatttttaaaaGCACTTCATTTTAGTCGGTGTCGCATAAATATCTAATTACCATATCATCCCAAGtcgatatatataataatagttAATTGGCTACGTTATCTTTAGTTACAAAAaggcaaaaataattttaaaaacatcATAACTCGTAAGCATGAAAGTTTCATTTCAAATGCAATTTCTAATTTTTATAACGatactttattttaaaaaaaatgccgAAACGCAAATGCGATTTATCGAATGTGAAAGTTGAAACGCTTTCTTGTGTTTTTGTTGAAGAGAGCCCCACTTCCACACTTGACGAGTGATTGAAGAGTGGGTAGGGTTTAGCGTTAATCTATCCTGGAAAATGGAACCCAACAATTTTTAGTTCCAAGAAATTTGACGACCCTAATTGATTCAAGCACAGCAAAATTCGCATTTTGATCGGCCGGATCGATCGATTACAATGGGGGCGGCGGCGAAAGTGGAGAAATCACCGGTGGATCTACTCTCGTCCCAGGGAGTGAATTCGATGCTGAAATCCTTTAAACTGAAAACAAAGCAGCAGGAGCTCTTGATCCGTGTCACGATCCTTTGCTTGGTGTACGTTCTGGCCTTCATTACTCGTTTGTTCAGTGTGTTGCGTTATGAGAGCATGATCCACGAGTTTGACCCATACTTCAACTATCGGGTGACCCAGTACTTGACTCAAAAAGGGTATTACGAGTTCTGGAACTGGTTCGACTCAGAGAGCTGGTATCCGCTAGGTAGGATCATCGGTGGGACGCTCTACCCTGGGCTCATGGTTACGGCTGCCCTGATTTATTCGACCCTCCGCTTCCTTAGGTACATTTATCCGTTTTTTTGGCTAGAGTACTGAAATCATGCCTGGTAGATGTGGTACTTAAATGTTCCATGTTATTGTGTTGGTAACAAGACCAAACTTTTAAGATATTATTGTTCTAAATCACGCAAACTTCAGTTGCATGCATATTATGCGCACATCTCGTAATGAGTTTTTCCATCATTTTCCAGCTTTGCTGTGCACATCCGTGAAGTTTGTGTACTCACTGCGCCATTTTTTGCTTCCAACACAACTCTTGTTGCTTACTTCTTTGGGAAAGAGTTATGGGACTCTGGTGCTGGACTTGTAGCAGCTGCATTAATTGCTGTCTGCCCAGGTTATATATCGAGGTCGGTGGCGGGCTCATATGATAACGAGGGTGTGGCTATATTTGCATTATTGCTTACATTCTATCTGTTTGTTAAGGCTGTAAATACAGGCTCACTTGCTTGGGCCTTGGCCTCAGCTTTTGGATATTTCTACATGGTTTCAGCATGGGGTGGTTATGTGTTCATTATCAATTTGATCCCGCTATATGTGTTGGTCCTTTTGGTTACTGGGAGATTCTCGATGAGATTATATGTGGCTTATAATTGCATGTATGTTCTGGGAATGTTACTGGCAATGCAAATTCGTTTTGTGGGATTTCAGCATGTCCAATCTGGAGAACACATGGCTGCAATGGGAGTGTTTTTCTTGATGCAGGTACAATTTATATTAATCTATTTTTTTATGGAACTCCCACCCAAGAGTTATAGATACAAGCAGCTTGGGTAGCTGATAAACTCCTTTTGCTTTAATGTCCAAGTGGAATGAAACTTCGTTTTATGTCGTGGCATAGAGTTAATCCTAAGTTCCTGGAGTGGGACAGAAGtcacaacaaaaacaaatggATGAAGGTTATATTTAGATGCAATAACTTTGCTTTATTGTTTACATGAATGCAAAAAGAGCTATCATGACTGAAGCAATTGGAAATACTCGCATCCTTTCGTCTGTAGAAAAACATTGACATGTATATCCATGCACTAAATGTTGGAAGGATTTTCTGGATGCTATGTCTTGGGCAAGATATTTGAGTTAGAATATAATAGTgtctttaaaattttcaatatttcaaagGCCATTTACTTCTATTCCTTTTGGTTATTGCTGACTTTCATGGTTTTCAACTTGACAATCACAATAATGATAATTGTGGGCAATGGCCTCTAACCGCTGCATTTCTGAAATCACATCGAAGTAGGCGTGGTAGCCTTCAGCTCACGTGTAGTTCATATCTATTGTTGGTTTGTTGTTTTTTCTGTTTCCCCCTTGTGTATACACATAGAAGTCATTGGAGGGTTTACCGCCAATAATGTAATTGccattaatttcaaatatttgtgCAGGTTTTCTACTTTTTGGATTGGGTTAAGTACCTACTAGATGATCCAAAGTTGTTTCACACATTCCTGAGGATCACAGTGACCTTTACAGTAGGTTTAGGAGCCATAGCTCTTGGAGTTGGAACTGCCTCTGGATATATTTCTCCATGGACTGGTCGATTTTATTCTCTCCTGGATCCAACATATGCAAAGGATCACATTCCTATCATTGCATCTGTCTCCGAACATCAGCCAACGGCATGGTCATCTTTCATGTTTGATTTTCATGTGCTGTTGCTACTTTTCCCTGCTGGTCTGTATTTCTGCTTCAAACGGTTGTCAGATGTGACGATATTCATAGTGATGTATGGTCTCACTAGCATGTACTTTGCTGGAGTCATGGTGCGGTTAATACTTGTTGCTACACCTGCAGTATGTCTCATCAGTGCCATTGCAGTCTCAGCCACCATAAAGAACTTAACTCAGTTGGTGAGGTCAAAAAGCAAGCCCGCCATTGGCGGTACGAGTAAAGGAACTACTACCTCCAAAACTTCTTCGAAGGTTGGCTTCTGGTGCATATTCAAATAATCTTTTAATCAAGATATGAGGAATTTTTTTGCAATATAAACACGCGCAGTTTCATAATCTTCCTCTCTTTCTTTTCTACATTTTACTTCTCAGGACTATTGGTATCATTCCTTCATTAGGAGGTTGATAAGTATGAGGATTGAAATTAGGCAGGAAGGAAAGTGACCCTATTGGATGCCTGTACTGATCATTACTTAATAAAGCTGTAATTCATCTATATACCACGCCTACTGTTTTCAGAGTTTGAAATACAGTGAATTGATTAACTTGTGAAGGTTAGGTTAACTTTATATTCAAAATGCAATGGTTCATTCACAATGCCTTTTATGTAGTTTTGATTCGCTGAAGACAAAGACTATATCGAGTTAACA comes from the Henckelia pumila isolate YLH828 chromosome 1, ASM3356847v2, whole genome shotgun sequence genome and includes:
- the LOC140888964 gene encoding dolichyl-diphosphooligosaccharide--protein glycosyltransferase subunit STT3B, whose product is MGAAAKVEKSPVDLLSSQGVNSMLKSFKLKTKQQELLIRVTILCLVYVLAFITRLFSVLRYESMIHEFDPYFNYRVTQYLTQKGYYEFWNWFDSESWYPLGRIIGGTLYPGLMVTAALIYSTLRFLSFAVHIREVCVLTAPFFASNTTLVAYFFGKELWDSGAGLVAAALIAVCPGYISRSVAGSYDNEGVAIFALLLTFYLFVKAVNTGSLAWALASAFGYFYMVSAWGGYVFIINLIPLYVLVLLVTGRFSMRLYVAYNCMYVLGMLLAMQIRFVGFQHVQSGEHMAAMGVFFLMQVFYFLDWVKYLLDDPKLFHTFLRITVTFTVGLGAIALGVGTASGYISPWTGRFYSLLDPTYAKDHIPIIASVSEHQPTAWSSFMFDFHVLLLLFPAGLYFCFKRLSDVTIFIVMYGLTSMYFAGVMVRLILVATPAVCLISAIAVSATIKNLTQLVRSKSKPAIGGTSKGTTTSKTSSKGSPDQSMPFQRNGALALLFGAFYLLSRYAIHCTWVTSEAYSSPSIVLAARGAHGNRVIFDDYREAYFWLRQNTPQDAKVMSWWDYGYQITAMGNRTVIVDNNTWNNTHIATVGRAMSSYENEAYDIMRSLDVDYVLVVFGGVTGYSSDDINKFLWMVRIGGGVFPVIKEPDYLVNGEYRVDKGAAPKMLNCLMYKLSYYRFGEMQTEYGKPPGYDRARGVEIGNKDIKLEYLEEAFTTSNWIVRIYKVKPPNNRW